A genome region from Chlorobaculum tepidum TLS includes the following:
- a CDS encoding glycine--tRNA ligase — MSNSDQSRVQTQNLSPDKVMNKLVSLAKRRGFIFPSSEIYGGLSSCFDYGPLGSEMKKNIKDLWWNAMTRRHQNIVGIDASIMMNPTVWEASGHVASFNDPMIDDKTTKRRYRADHLIENHIEKLHRDGKEAEAAAIKVAYEAAGGTEDPNRTLYNIIIEAGIKAPDTGSADWTEVRQFNLMFQCNMGAVADSAGVVYLRPETAQGIFVNFHNVREASRMKVPFGIAQIGKAFRNEIVKGNFIFRMVEFEQMEMQYFVKPGTQLEAFEAWREERFRWYSETLGMSKEKLHWYKHDKLAHYADLAYDIKFEFPFGIEEIEGIHSRTDFDLSQHQKYSGKSMEYIDQTTNERYIPYVVETSSGCDRTFLALLSDAYQEDVVDGEPRVMLKLAPKVAPVKAAVLPLMKKGEMGEKAAQLCRDLSESFMVQYDDAASIGKRYRRQDEIGTPFCFTVDHDTLENGTITVRYRDTAAQERINMSKAAEFLATKLM, encoded by the coding sequence ATGAGCAATTCCGATCAGTCGCGGGTGCAGACGCAGAATCTGTCGCCCGATAAAGTGATGAACAAGCTGGTTTCGCTGGCCAAGCGGCGGGGCTTTATTTTTCCGTCGTCGGAGATTTATGGCGGCCTGTCGTCGTGCTTCGATTACGGCCCGCTCGGCAGCGAAATGAAGAAGAATATTAAGGATTTGTGGTGGAACGCTATGACGCGCCGCCATCAGAACATCGTGGGGATCGATGCGTCGATCATGATGAATCCGACCGTGTGGGAGGCTTCGGGCCATGTGGCAAGCTTCAACGATCCGATGATCGACGACAAAACCACCAAGCGCCGCTACCGCGCCGACCACCTGATCGAAAACCATATCGAGAAGCTCCATCGCGACGGCAAGGAGGCAGAGGCCGCCGCCATCAAGGTTGCCTATGAGGCCGCCGGGGGCACCGAAGATCCGAACCGCACATTGTATAATATTATTATTGAGGCGGGTATCAAGGCTCCCGACACCGGTTCGGCGGACTGGACGGAGGTGCGTCAATTCAACCTGATGTTCCAGTGCAACATGGGCGCGGTGGCCGATTCAGCGGGCGTGGTCTATCTGCGGCCCGAAACCGCGCAGGGCATCTTTGTAAACTTCCACAACGTCCGTGAAGCATCGCGCATGAAGGTGCCGTTCGGCATCGCGCAGATCGGCAAGGCGTTCCGTAACGAGATCGTCAAGGGCAACTTCATCTTCCGCATGGTGGAGTTCGAGCAGATGGAGATGCAGTATTTCGTCAAGCCCGGCACGCAGCTCGAAGCGTTCGAGGCGTGGCGCGAGGAGCGCTTCCGCTGGTACTCCGAAACGCTCGGCATGTCGAAGGAGAAACTGCACTGGTACAAGCACGACAAGCTGGCCCACTACGCCGACCTGGCCTACGACATCAAGTTCGAGTTCCCGTTCGGCATTGAGGAGATCGAAGGCATCCACTCGCGCACCGATTTCGACCTGAGCCAGCATCAGAAGTACTCCGGCAAGAGCATGGAGTACATCGACCAGACCACCAACGAGCGCTACATTCCCTACGTCGTCGAGACCTCGTCGGGCTGCGACCGCACCTTCCTGGCGCTGCTGTCGGACGCCTATCAGGAGGATGTGGTGGACGGCGAGCCGCGCGTGATGCTGAAGCTCGCGCCGAAGGTTGCGCCGGTGAAGGCCGCCGTGCTGCCGCTGATGAAGAAGGGCGAAATGGGCGAAAAGGCCGCGCAGCTTTGCCGAGACCTGTCGGAGAGCTTCATGGTGCAGTACGACGACGCAGCCTCGATCGGCAAGCGCTACCGCCGTCAGGACGAGATCGGCACGCCGTTCTGCTTCACGGTCGATCACGACACACTGGAGAACGGCACCATTACCGTGCGCTACCGCGACACGGCGGCGCAGGAGCGGATCAATATGTCGAAAGCCGCTGAGTTCCTTGCGACCAAACTAATGTAA
- a CDS encoding DUF4411 family protein, whose amino-acid sequence MTYLLDANVFIQAKNLHYGLDFCPAFWEWLIESNASGKVFSIDKVAEEIATGADELTDWMHNHASDLFLNTDSGTVEKFGQVSTWATSQKYEPTAINTFLNAADFYLVAHALSGGYVLVTHEVSSNSQRKIKIPDACRGLQLQCMTPYEMLRREQARFILR is encoded by the coding sequence ATGACCTATCTACTCGATGCCAATGTCTTCATCCAGGCAAAAAACCTGCATTATGGTCTTGATTTCTGTCCTGCTTTCTGGGAATGGTTGATCGAAAGCAATGCTTCAGGAAAGGTATTCAGCATCGATAAGGTAGCCGAAGAAATCGCCACTGGCGCTGACGAACTGACCGACTGGATGCATAATCATGCAAGCGACTTGTTTCTCAATACCGATAGCGGTACCGTAGAAAAATTCGGTCAGGTCAGCACCTGGGCGACCAGTCAGAAGTATGAACCTACAGCTATCAACACTTTTCTGAATGCTGCCGATTTCTATCTTGTCGCCCATGCTCTTTCAGGCGGATACGTACTCGTTACGCATGAGGTTTCTTCCAATTCTCAACGCAAAATCAAGATCCCCGATGCCTGCCGCGGGCTCCAGCTACAGTGCATGACCCCTTATGAAATGTTGCGTCGTGAACAGGCACGGTTCATCCTTAGATGA
- a CDS encoding ImmA/IrrE family metallo-endopeptidase: MSTVPASIPVLQWAASRAWLSDTELKKRFRKWPLWLKGEASPTLKQLEDFAKLTHTPFGYFFLPEPPEVTLPVPDFRTHRDNHLREPSTALLDTIYLCQQRQEWFREYALMQGLQPLRFVGSATLSDNPDAVAARMRQELSLSVDERQALPTWTEALRQLIAKAEEAGVLVMASSIVESNNHRKLDTQEFRGFALTDNVAPLIFLNAADSKAAQMFTLAHELAHIWLAESGLSNPEAGLLPEQQIERWCNRVAAELLVPHEKLHDVHNLHNPGITVDKEIQRLARFFKVSTLVVLRRLFEAELIDRATMNQCYQKELDHILSPEGRKSTGGDFYRTLGARTGKRFARAILSSTLEGHTLFRDAFRLLGVQKSATFYKAAHELGVMP, from the coding sequence ATGAGCACAGTTCCTGCTTCCATTCCGGTATTGCAGTGGGCAGCCAGCAGGGCTTGGCTCAGTGATACCGAGCTGAAAAAACGGTTCAGGAAATGGCCGCTGTGGTTGAAAGGCGAAGCTTCGCCAACTTTGAAACAGTTGGAAGATTTCGCAAAGCTCACGCATACACCGTTTGGGTATTTTTTCCTACCTGAACCACCAGAGGTGACCTTGCCTGTTCCGGATTTTCGCACTCATCGTGATAACCATTTACGCGAACCAAGCACGGCATTGCTCGACACGATTTATCTGTGCCAGCAACGACAGGAGTGGTTTCGCGAGTATGCCCTAATGCAGGGATTACAGCCATTACGGTTTGTCGGCAGCGCAACACTATCGGACAATCCCGATGCTGTTGCAGCACGCATGCGTCAGGAGCTATCGCTCTCTGTTGATGAACGTCAAGCCCTTCCGACATGGACCGAGGCACTGCGTCAGCTTATCGCAAAAGCGGAAGAGGCCGGCGTGCTTGTCATGGCCAGTTCCATTGTCGAAAGCAACAATCACAGGAAACTGGATACGCAAGAGTTCCGCGGTTTTGCGCTGACCGATAACGTGGCACCACTGATTTTTCTGAATGCCGCAGACAGCAAAGCGGCACAAATGTTCACGCTTGCGCACGAACTGGCGCACATCTGGCTTGCCGAAAGCGGCCTGTCCAATCCGGAAGCAGGCCTGCTTCCCGAACAGCAGATCGAGCGGTGGTGCAACCGTGTCGCTGCCGAATTGCTGGTTCCACACGAGAAACTGCATGACGTTCATAATCTTCATAATCCCGGCATTACTGTTGACAAGGAAATTCAACGGCTGGCCCGGTTTTTCAAGGTTAGTACACTTGTGGTTTTACGACGTCTTTTCGAAGCGGAATTAATCGACAGAGCGACAATGAACCAATGCTACCAAAAGGAGCTTGATCACATTCTTTCGCCTGAAGGACGCAAAAGCACCGGTGGCGATTTTTACCGAACCCTTGGAGCACGCACCGGGAAGCGCTTTGCACGAGCGATACTCTCCAGTACGCTGGAAGGGCACACCCTGTTCAGGGATGCTTTCCGTCTTTTGGGCGTACAAAAGTCGGCAACCTTTTACAAAGCTGCGCATGAACTGGGAGTGATGCCATGA
- a CDS encoding cobyrinate a,c-diamide synthase yields MISASWKSAGKTTVSLGLLRLLAENGVPVVSFKKGPDYIDPMWHRVASSGECYNLDTWMMGEAACRDTFIRNCARRPGSIALIEGNHGLHDGMDMAGADSSAGLAALLDAPVLLVIDSRRMNRGVAAQVLGLQAMPPKVRIAGVILNHVTSSRQESKQRAAIETFCNVPVLGAIPADSSLLLPERHLGLVTVGEASDAEAFIRVAAQQVERHCDFAAIRKLFEEASPLSHSEPREVFSPKKEATVKIGVFRDAAFCFYYPDNLDALRDAGAELVFIDTFKTTALPEIDGLYLGGGFPESFFAELSANTSLLRDMRGRIEAGIPAWAECGGLIYLCRSATWEGRQWPLASVLPIDIAYQRKPAGCGYLELESRAGSGWFPVGERVRAHEFHYSKPVAGNVDLACQFDVARGFGLTGREDGLLYRNLFASYAHFHAAANPGWAERFVGLALKFKEQGRLERD; encoded by the coding sequence ATGATTTCGGCTTCGTGGAAGAGCGCCGGGAAGACCACGGTAAGTTTGGGGCTGCTGCGGCTGCTTGCTGAAAATGGAGTGCCGGTGGTGAGCTTCAAGAAGGGGCCGGACTATATCGATCCGATGTGGCACCGCGTCGCAAGCAGCGGGGAGTGCTACAATCTCGATACTTGGATGATGGGCGAGGCGGCCTGCCGCGACACGTTCATCCGGAACTGCGCCCGGAGGCCGGGAAGCATCGCTCTGATCGAGGGCAACCACGGGCTGCATGACGGCATGGACATGGCCGGGGCGGACAGCAGCGCCGGGCTGGCCGCGCTGCTCGACGCACCAGTGTTGCTCGTCATCGACAGCCGCCGGATGAATCGCGGCGTGGCCGCGCAGGTGCTCGGCCTTCAGGCGATGCCGCCGAAGGTTCGGATCGCAGGCGTCATTCTGAACCATGTGACCAGCTCCCGGCAGGAGTCCAAGCAGCGAGCGGCTATCGAGACCTTCTGCAACGTTCCGGTGCTCGGCGCGATTCCTGCGGACTCGTCGCTGTTGCTGCCCGAGCGGCACCTCGGCCTCGTCACGGTCGGAGAGGCGTCGGACGCCGAAGCCTTCATCCGCGTTGCCGCGCAGCAGGTTGAGCGCCATTGTGATTTTGCTGCTATTCGCAAACTTTTTGAAGAGGCTTCGCCGCTGTCGCATTCGGAGCCGCGCGAAGTTTTTTCTCCAAAAAAAGAGGCGACAGTGAAAATCGGGGTGTTCCGCGATGCCGCGTTTTGCTTCTACTACCCCGACAATCTCGACGCCCTGCGTGATGCCGGGGCGGAGCTGGTGTTTATCGACACCTTTAAAACCACCGCTCTTCCGGAGATCGACGGCCTCTATCTCGGCGGCGGCTTTCCGGAGTCATTTTTCGCAGAACTGAGCGCCAATACCAGTCTTCTGCGCGACATGCGCGGGCGGATCGAGGCGGGAATACCCGCGTGGGCCGAGTGTGGCGGACTGATCTACCTGTGTCGCAGCGCGACGTGGGAGGGCAGGCAATGGCCTCTCGCGAGCGTGCTGCCGATTGATATCGCCTATCAGCGAAAGCCCGCTGGGTGCGGCTATCTGGAACTCGAAAGCCGCGCCGGTTCCGGATGGTTTCCTGTAGGCGAGCGTGTCAGGGCGCATGAGTTTCACTACTCAAAACCGGTAGCTGGTAATGTTGACCTCGCCTGCCAGTTCGATGTGGCGAGAGGCTTCGGGCTGACCGGGCGAGAGGACGGCTTGCTTTACCGGAACTTGTTCGCTTCGTACGCTCATTTCCATGCGGCGGCAAACCCCGGATGGGCGGAGCGATTTGTCGGACTTGCCTTGAAATTCAAGGAGCAGGGACGGCTAGAGAGAGACTGA
- a CDS encoding TusE/DsrC/DsvC family sulfur relay protein, with amino-acid sequence MAIEVNGMSVETDENGYLVNLDDWTEEVAVKIAEDEGIAMEAGHWDLVKFLRNYYKEYQIAPAVKVLTKAVASEKGMDKKEASEFLYALFPKGPALQACKIAGLPKPTGCV; translated from the coding sequence ATGGCAATTGAAGTCAATGGCATGAGCGTCGAGACGGACGAGAACGGCTACCTGGTGAATCTGGATGACTGGACGGAGGAGGTCGCGGTAAAGATTGCCGAAGATGAAGGTATCGCGATGGAAGCGGGTCACTGGGATCTGGTGAAGTTCCTTCGCAACTACTACAAGGAGTACCAGATAGCACCTGCCGTGAAGGTGTTGACCAAGGCGGTGGCCAGCGAAAAAGGCATGGACAAGAAAGAGGCGTCGGAGTTCCTGTACGCGCTGTTCCCGAAAGGCCCGGCATTGCAGGCCTGCAAGATAGCCGGTCTTCCCAAACCGACCGGCTGCGTCTGA
- the dsrA gene encoding dissimilatory-type sulfite reductase subunit alpha yields the protein MSANDSAVNESCHCGGCGSSGNGKFLNETPMLDQLESGPWPSFISGFKALAERTEKPMLRGVLDQLEYSYKTKMGYWKGGLVTVDGYGAGIITRYSMIKDKFPEAAEFHTMRIQPAPGLHYNTTMLRELCDIWEKYGSGIITLHGQTGDIMLQGIEQDKVQACFDELNQKGWDLGGAGAGMRTGVSCIGPGRCDNACYDNLKLHLEALKHFSPQVHRPEWNYKLKFKFSGCPNDCTNAIMRSDLAVIGTWRDSIQIDHDEVKAWIAEKGVDALVNNVINRCPTKAIRLQDGDIDISTRDCVRCMHCINAMSKALSPGKDKGIALLIGGKNTLKVGVNMGSLIVPFMKMETDEDREAFIELIEEIIDWWDDAGLDHERIGETIERVGLKQFLDGVGIEYDINQISRPRDNPYFKAKY from the coding sequence ATGAGTGCTAACGACAGCGCTGTGAACGAGTCGTGTCATTGCGGCGGATGCGGATCATCGGGCAACGGCAAGTTCCTGAACGAAACGCCGATGCTCGACCAGCTTGAAAGCGGTCCGTGGCCCAGCTTCATTTCGGGCTTCAAGGCGCTTGCGGAGCGGACAGAGAAACCGATGCTGCGGGGCGTGCTGGACCAGCTCGAATATTCCTACAAGACCAAGATGGGCTACTGGAAAGGCGGTCTGGTCACGGTAGACGGCTACGGCGCCGGTATCATCACGCGCTACTCGATGATCAAGGACAAATTTCCCGAAGCCGCCGAATTCCACACGATGCGCATCCAGCCGGCCCCGGGCCTACACTACAACACCACGATGCTGCGCGAACTGTGCGACATCTGGGAGAAATACGGCAGCGGCATCATCACCTTGCACGGCCAGACCGGCGACATCATGCTGCAGGGCATCGAGCAGGACAAAGTCCAGGCGTGCTTCGACGAGCTCAACCAGAAAGGGTGGGACCTCGGCGGCGCCGGCGCCGGCATGCGAACCGGCGTTTCGTGCATCGGGCCAGGCCGCTGCGACAACGCCTGCTACGACAACCTCAAGCTGCACCTCGAAGCGCTCAAGCACTTCTCCCCGCAGGTGCACCGTCCCGAATGGAACTACAAGCTGAAATTCAAATTCTCCGGTTGCCCGAACGACTGCACCAACGCGATCATGCGCTCCGACCTAGCGGTCATCGGCACCTGGCGTGACTCGATCCAGATCGACCACGACGAAGTCAAGGCATGGATCGCCGAGAAGGGGGTGGATGCGCTGGTCAACAACGTCATCAACCGCTGCCCGACCAAAGCGATCCGTCTGCAAGACGGCGACATCGACATCTCGACGCGCGACTGCGTTCGCTGCATGCACTGCATCAACGCCATGTCCAAAGCGCTCTCGCCGGGCAAGGACAAGGGCATCGCGCTGCTCATCGGCGGCAAGAACACGCTGAAAGTGGGCGTCAACATGGGCTCGCTCATCGTGCCGTTCATGAAGATGGAAACCGACGAAGACCGCGAAGCCTTCATCGAACTGATCGAAGAGATCATCGACTGGTGGGACGACGCCGGCCTCGACCACGAGCGCATCGGCGAAACCATCGAGCGCGTGGGCCTGAAACAGTTCCTCGACGGCGTCGGCATCGAGTACGACATCAACCAGATCTCGCGCCCGAGAGACAACCCGTATTTCAAAGCCAAGTACTGA